In the genome of Passer domesticus isolate bPasDom1 chromosome 2, bPasDom1.hap1, whole genome shotgun sequence, the window CTAACAACATTAGGGATTCAAGTTTTAAACCAGTGAGGTGCTCACAGACAAAAAGTACTCAGGGGTTGAATAGACTCTTAAGTGATGCATTGGCTGAtcctgaaaacttttttttcataAGCTCCTGTATCTTTTTCCTAGGGAGCAGAATGGGTGGAAGGTGTCACTGAAGATGGTCATACCTATTACTATAACACACAAACTGGAGGTAAATACTTTCTTCTTAAATACTGTGTCAGGAGAGAGGGTTttcaaaaaaatctctttttgttttgcaaatagctgaattatttattaagttttgtatttttttagttGCTGGCTTAGTTGGAATAAAATAGTTGCTTAAGTCAGCACTGGCTTTCTGGCTGCATTGTCAGTGTGCATACATTTTTGCTTCAGAGATTTTTTTGGACATTCAACTTGCAATTCTAAACTAGGCATTCATTTTTACTACGTATATATTGAAATTACAATTTGGAAACTAGAAGAAGGGAGGATTTTGTGTTGATGGGGATGTAGAACTGACTAAGAATCTCCTAAACTTTTCCTCTTGCTGACATAGCATTGATAAGAAAGTCCAGAATCTTACCTCCTACTTCTTTTCTCCCTACATGGGGAACTTCGTGGTAACTCCCTCAGAATAGCATCTGTTTTCTAAATCTATTTGAATAATTTTAAGGTCAATGATGATTCTCTGGAGAgtaagtgggtttttttgctggcTATGAGTTTTCCTTCTGCAGTTGGGTATGAAGTGGCATTGCTAATGATGCCAAGaatagggggggaaaaaaacccaaccaaaaaaaacaaccaataaaactaatccaaaacctTTCCATTTTTCACTGGGCCACTCCCCTGCCCAAGGGATTTGCAATTTCTTTTGAAAGGGAAAGGAGATGTtggttatttttaaagattGCCTTTCAAGTTCAGATACATTTTTGACTATGTTTGCTGTTCTTTTAAGTACTTCATGGACATATGACACTTGTGAAGAATGTTTCTAATCATCACATTTGGCAGAATTTTGGCTTTTGAGATTTCAAAATCCCTCACTTTTATATAGCTGTAATTGTGTGTCTTGGGACTGTTTGAAAATTACTTCTCTGTTCTGTTAACAGTAATCCCATCTTCCAAtgacaaaacaaatttttaactGATATAAATAGTTAGAAGTGTCTCGTGTCAATCACATAACTTAGGGGACTGATGGCTCCAGGCTTGGTGCTACGAGTCTGGAAGGCTGCACCTACTGCACTCTTTATGAGGCACCTGGGAAGGTGGACTTGCTCAGTTCCTAATCTGAAGCCAGGTGACAGCAGTACCCTTAAGAGACTGCACTGTTCATGCAAATTCATGCATTGCCAGTTTCTTACATATTTGCTTCTTCAAGATACATCTAGGCACTTACATGTTGTGTTGTTTGCAGTTAGGAAAAAAAGTAGGGATTTTTACATCTGAAAGCTTATATAAAATTATAGTCTGAAAGTTGGTGTACTTCTGCCATATTCTTACTAAAACCAGTTTTAAGACCATTGAGTCAACTTTTATTTGAGTATTTCTTCTCAGTGTATATACAGGAATACTActtttaaattgaaaattaggatatatgtgtatgtatatatcgTGTCCGTACTTCCATGTCTTTTCAGATTGATGTTTGTATTTCCTTGTTTGCATGAGAGCTCTTTTAATTAGAGACCTAATATTACTAAGAAAAGTAGCACTAGAATAGGGTTTAGCTGCCTGGAGATCTGAAGCTTGCAGTTATCGTTCTTTACTTTGTCATGTCCTTGTAATCAAATCAAATAGGCACAGCTACAGGGCAATTAATTTATTTGTCTGTCTTGGGTAAGGATGAGAGGGTCACAGTTTGCCATGTGTGATGTTTTTTTGTAAGAGCTAATTAAAACAAGCTTTATCAACAGTAAACTCAGCTGTCCTGACTGTGTCTCTGCTGGGAAGAAATGTTATCTTTCTGATTATGGTTATTAAAACAAATGTACCAAACAAAGGCAAAAGCCTTTTGTTAAattatttgctgtatttttgcATAAGGCAGCACTGCTTCTGAAAGGTTATGTTGTTGAAGCAATAACAGATCAAAACAAGAGGCATAAATAATGTGGTTGTTCAAATGTCTTGGACAGTATCCACATGGGAGAAACCGGATGGTTTTGTTTCATCTTCAAATGAGAAGGGTCAACGTGCAGAAACAGCATCTGAATCAGACTCAGAAGATAGTGAGGATGAAGCAGAGAGTTCAGAAACAAACTTCAAGGTAAGTTTTCTTCAGATTTATTTTGCATACATTATCTTATACTATAAAATTATAGCTGAATCTTTTATGATTTTTGATAGGCTGTACTTACTGAAATGAGACTAAAACGTGTGACTGAAAGTAAAATTTTGCACTTCTTAATAAAATGAATCTTTATTCAATTATTTGGCTCATTAGTGGCATTGTTCCAGAATAGAAAGCATGATCTTTCCTTCAACACACCAGAAGTACCTTGAATTCTACAAGACATGTGATGTTCTTTGAGAAAGGTCACTGTCATCTCTCTGAAATAATCCACAAAATGGTTTGGATTTCAGTGTGAGGATGACTTCAACCTTTCATTGGTAAATGTGACTGCCAATAGATCTTCAGGGAATACTTTGGACTGAAAATGATATGGTTGTAGTTTCCTTATTAAATTGAGAAAAAACATAGGACATAGTATAAAATCTGTATCaattatatatttaaaacataaattaaaattttgggATAAAACATGTGATAATGTCTCTGGTTTTGTTAGATGGTTTCCCTGAAGCTGGTAATTCAGAACAGACAGAGGCAGTTTAAATACAAAATGTATTCCTAGACAGGTGTTAATTGTGAAACACATACAGTATCACTGTGTATCATTACAAACTGCTACCGGGTATTAGCAATAAGTGTGTGTATCTGCATGTAGAGGAAGTTGTATTTgaaatttttcctctttattttaaGATATGCTAAGCTTTGTTTTCAAGTGAGTTTGTAAGTTTGCTAACTTCAGCCTTGGTAGAtgggattttcctgctttaATTTCTTGTAACATTTAAGATTTTGTTTGCATCTATAAAGCTCAAGAAGAAAAGTATGTGGATTATATTGCAATATGAATTTATTGCTTCAAGTTACGCTTGGTTGAAAAGCATGAATAGTAGATATTAAGTAGATAATAACAGTACCAAATAAAAGATGTAAAATAAAGCTACGTTATGTTTTTATTTAGGCTTTTTTGCTTAagatgggttttttcctctttagagGAAAGGAGATAATGGTGAGGAATCAGAGGAAGGGAAATCTCCCAAAGCTAAAAAGTTAAGCCCTTATGGGAAATGGCGAGAAGTTAAGTCAGAAGAAACTACAGATAAAGAGGAGAGTACATCAGCTTCCCAAGAAAACTCTGGTGATGGATCTAACAAGACCAACCCTTATGGGAAATGGAAAGCACTTAAGGAAGTAGGGGAAgaacaagaagaagaagaagcaggGTGAGTATCTTTTTACCGTCCTTATTTTCATAATATTGTTTGCAAGAACTGAAGCTTTTTCCTCTGAATTCTGGCAGAATTAGCACAACTGTGATTGGAAATGTTGCCCAAATACAATTCTTTTCGCAATGATTATTTTAAGTAATAGTTCCCCATTGCAGACAGAGgtggtgttttgggttttgtgcaCAAGTTCACCACTAGTACAAAGTAAATGGAAGTGATTTAAGAATCACAGTAATGCACTGTTTTTTCAGAGGCTGagtatgaaatatttaaatgttgCTACTCTGTTATGTTCCTTACATCATCTCCTTCAACAAACTGattcagctgccccaggagtTCCTGTGATCTCTTTCTCTATCTCCCCCATGTCAGACCAATGAACTGCAGATGTTTTCATGAAGTGCATCTGATCAGAAGGGTTGTTTTTCTGCATAATGCCTGTAGTGGATCTTTtgttccttattttttttttattatttactttAAATTCAGTCTAGGCCAACCACAGTGCCAACCACTTCCAGAAGGTTTACACTTTTGGGATACTACAACAATCACATTTTCTTGACTTGCCATCATTCTTGTGGCTCCTATTTGGGTGCTTGAGCCAGATCCATGTGTTCCTAGAAGCATGGAACCTCAGACTGGGTGTAGTACACGAGCTGACACCAGGCTAACACTCAGTAGTAGCAAAAGTATTCTTGTGTGGATTGGCCAATGTCTCTGCAGCAGTGTTGTGCTGGTGCAATACCTGTGATTTAGGTAACTTTCTGCCAGCTCATTGGTTCTTCTTCTTTGTCATACATTTGTGCCATGGGCTATCCTTGTGGAACATAATGTTTTGCTGCTGACCTCTTAAAACTGATAGGTCATTTTTAGTTTTTGTCTTTGATTTGTTTGGATCAGTATTGGCTGCAATCCTGCCCTCCAAAGCCACCTCTCCCGGCTTAGGATCACTGTCTAATTTGGTAAGCTGGCTCTCTCTTCTGCCATGCATTCCCTTCAGAATGGGCACTTGAGGCAAACAACTCAATGGTGCTCTGGCAGTGAACCACTGCTACTACTCACTGTCTCCTGTCTTTCAGTAGTCTTAAATTTACAGACATACAGCCCTGTTATCTTTTGCAGGACTGTTGACACAATGAGTGCTTGGGCCATGCTATAAGTTCTGTACAGAATAAGGTATTCATTTGTTACTTTTTATGGCAGCCCACGCAGAAGAAACAAAGAACATGGGTGTTTTTTCTTGATGCCTGTCATGATGATAACTACAAGACTGCATCTAGCTCAAAGCTGttttgtgaaataaaaatagctGTTGCTGACTGCAGTACACCATGTTGTTTTCTCCGTGTAGATTAACCCTTTcacattttcctctcttctcccaGTGAAAAAGTGGACCTGGAGCTTCCAAGTACAGAGAGTGAAAATGTAGCACCCCCAGTGCTAGAGGATCCAGAAGAGGAAACAGTCATATTTAAAGAGAAGACAGTCACCTCCCTTGGAGACCTGACAGAAGGGGTGCCAACATTTAAGAAGAGGAAAtttgaaaatggaaaatctAGAAACTTAAGACAAAGACTAAGTGATCAGTAATACTTAACAAATCATTTTAGATTCTGTTTAAGCTAGAGTGAATCAAAAGTTTAATATTTTCAACAGGCTTTTATAAAGAAAGTGTTGGATAGAAG includes:
- the WBP4 gene encoding WW domain-binding protein 4, yielding MADYWKSQPKKFCDYCKCWIADNRPSIDFHERGKNHKENVAKRISEIKKKSLEKAKEEENMSKEFAAMEEAAMKAYQEDMKRLGIKPDAVGSSSTQSKTQSNTVETKVKKEKKEKKEKKEKKKKAPQDASMPSKTETKEWVQGLSPEGYTYYYNTKTGESQWEKPKGFQGNSQNSQTGAEWVEGVTEDGHTYYYNTQTGVSTWEKPDGFVSSSNEKGQRAETASESDSEDSEDEAESSETNFKRKGDNGEESEEGKSPKAKKLSPYGKWREVKSEETTDKEESTSASQENSGDGSNKTNPYGKWKALKEVGEEQEEEEAGEKVDLELPSTESENVAPPVLEDPEEETVIFKEKTVTSLGDLTEGVPTFKKRKFENGKSRNLRQRLSDQ